A single genomic interval of Dyella sp. GSA-30 harbors:
- a CDS encoding FKBP-type peptidyl-prolyl cis-trans isomerase, translating to MTHWRWLALGMLLLASLAHAQNRAAAPGPAPVKLDKNKLSYAIGYQIGSQFAGGEPDVDIATLQKAIQDAYNKRSPAVPMLDMHRQLQALDSQAHDQAVAEFKRIAASNARKSADYLERNAKQSGVVQLPSGIQYQVLKKGDGSASPVVTSMVTVNYRGMLIDGTEFDSTWARGAPVSFMVDKVIRGWQDVIPRMHVGDRWKVVIPPNLAYGEGGALPRIGPNEALVFEIELLEIKQP from the coding sequence ATGACACATTGGCGTTGGTTGGCTCTGGGCATGCTTTTGCTGGCAAGTCTGGCGCATGCGCAGAATCGCGCCGCCGCGCCCGGTCCGGCTCCCGTGAAGCTGGACAAGAACAAGCTTTCCTATGCGATCGGTTACCAGATCGGCAGCCAGTTCGCCGGCGGCGAACCGGATGTCGACATCGCCACACTGCAGAAAGCCATTCAGGACGCCTATAACAAACGTTCGCCCGCGGTGCCGATGCTCGACATGCATCGCCAGTTGCAGGCACTCGACAGTCAGGCCCACGATCAGGCGGTCGCTGAATTCAAGCGCATCGCCGCGTCGAACGCACGCAAGAGCGCGGACTACCTCGAACGCAACGCCAAGCAATCAGGCGTGGTGCAATTGCCCTCCGGCATTCAGTACCAGGTGTTGAAGAAGGGCGACGGTAGCGCCAGCCCGGTGGTGACCAGCATGGTCACGGTCAACTACCGCGGCATGCTGATCGACGGCACCGAGTTCGATAGCACCTGGGCCCGTGGCGCCCCAGTCAGCTTCATGGTCGACAAGGTCATTCGCGGCTGGCAGGACGTGATTCCGCGCATGCACGTGGGCGACCGCTGGAAAGTCGTGATCCCGCCGAATCTTGCCTATGGCGAAGGCGGTGCCTTGCCGCGTATCGGGCCGAACGAGGCCCTGGTGTTCGAAATCGAGCTGCTCGAAATCAAGCAGCCCTGA
- a CDS encoding sulfurtransferase, translating to MTLHTTLVSVDELAALAAEGVLIVDCRTDLADRSKSEQAYREGHIPGAVYASLEDDLSDLSRIPQGLGRHPLPMESAFSALLSRWGWQPGMQVVAYDSAGGALAAARLWWMLRLIGVRDVAVLDGGYQAWLAAGRPVETKVQERAASNVSVHYDPAQVLFEYDASDRSGALLIDARANPRFRGDIEPLDPVAGHVPGARNRPYGDNLDEQGRFKSAATLREEFRSILGDSTADRVVHMCGSGVTACHNLLAMEHAGLHGARLYAPSWSGWVSNRSRPVAKGD from the coding sequence ATGACGTTGCACACGACGTTGGTTTCGGTCGATGAGCTGGCCGCATTGGCGGCCGAGGGTGTACTGATCGTCGATTGCCGTACCGATCTGGCCGATCGCAGCAAGAGCGAGCAGGCTTATCGCGAAGGGCATATCCCCGGCGCTGTCTATGCCAGCCTCGAAGACGATCTGTCCGATCTTTCGCGCATTCCGCAAGGTCTGGGCCGTCATCCCTTACCGATGGAATCCGCATTCAGCGCGCTGCTCTCGCGCTGGGGCTGGCAGCCCGGCATGCAGGTGGTTGCCTATGACAGCGCCGGTGGTGCGTTGGCCGCCGCACGTCTGTGGTGGATGCTGCGCCTGATCGGCGTACGCGATGTTGCCGTGCTCGATGGCGGTTATCAGGCGTGGCTGGCCGCGGGCCGGCCGGTGGAAACGAAGGTGCAGGAGCGTGCGGCGAGTAACGTCTCGGTGCATTACGACCCGGCGCAGGTGTTGTTTGAATACGACGCTTCGGATCGCTCCGGCGCATTGCTGATCGACGCGCGCGCCAATCCGCGTTTCCGTGGCGATATCGAGCCGCTCGATCCGGTGGCAGGACATGTGCCCGGTGCGCGCAATCGTCCTTATGGCGACAACCTCGACGAGCAGGGACGCTTCAAGTCCGCTGCAACATTGCGCGAGGAGTTTCGCTCGATACTCGGCGACAGCACGGCCGACCGGGTCGTGCATATGTGCGGTTCGGGTGTAACGGCCTGTCATAACTTGCTGGCCATGGAGCATGCCGGTCTGCACGGTGCGCGCCTGTACGCGCCTTCGTGGAGCGGCTGGGTCAGTAACCGCAGCCGCCCGGTGGCCAAGGGCGACTAG
- a CDS encoding enoyl-CoA hydratase/isomerase family protein, giving the protein MLNIIAHDAIVEINLARPPVNALNLELLHALRDALDRAVADGARGIVLSGAQGMFSAGVDVPSLLGREREDIRTYWHAFFTVCARLARSPVPVVAAITGHSPAGGAVLSLFCDYRIMANGPFRIGLNEVQVGLSVPECIQLALRRVVGAYRAERLLMVGAMIDSEQALSYGFVDELTAVEQVVPRALHWLTDVLALPSLAMLATRATARADLSTAYADVDALPLNDFIDGFFHPQTQAVLQALVARLKNKG; this is encoded by the coding sequence ATGCTCAACATCATCGCCCACGACGCCATCGTCGAAATCAATCTCGCGCGACCGCCGGTCAACGCACTGAATCTGGAACTGCTGCACGCTCTGCGCGATGCGTTGGATCGCGCCGTAGCCGATGGCGCACGCGGCATCGTGCTGTCCGGCGCGCAAGGCATGTTTTCCGCCGGCGTCGACGTACCGTCGCTGCTCGGTCGCGAGCGCGAGGACATCCGCACCTACTGGCATGCCTTCTTTACCGTCTGCGCGCGCCTGGCGCGTTCCCCGGTGCCGGTGGTTGCGGCCATTACCGGCCACAGCCCCGCCGGCGGCGCGGTGCTCTCGCTGTTCTGCGACTACCGCATCATGGCAAACGGTCCGTTCCGCATCGGCTTGAATGAAGTGCAGGTGGGCCTGTCCGTGCCGGAATGCATCCAGCTGGCATTGCGCCGCGTCGTGGGCGCCTATCGCGCGGAACGTCTGCTGATGGTCGGCGCGATGATCGATTCGGAACAAGCACTGAGCTACGGCTTTGTCGATGAGCTGACCGCGGTCGAACAAGTGGTGCCGCGTGCGCTGCACTGGCTGACCGACGTGCTGGCGCTCCCATCGCTCGCCATGCTTGCCACACGAGCGACCGCACGCGCCGATCTGAGCACCGCCTATGCCGACGTCGACGCCCTGCCGTTGAACGACTTTATCGATGGCTTCTTCCATCCGCAGACCCAGGCTGTTCTGCAGGCACTGGTCGCGCGACTGAAGAACAAAGGCTAG